The following coding sequences lie in one Acidimicrobiales bacterium genomic window:
- the nhaA gene encoding Na+/H+ antiporter NhaA, giving the protein MSERRFVGPLASFLQTEAGGGALLLVATVVALGWANSPWADGYFDFWHTKLQLGPDGWGIREDLQHWVNDALMAVFFFLIGLEIKREAAVGELREVKAAVLPALGALGGMAVPALLFVLLAGGGKAAQGWGIPMATDIAFAVGVLALLGPRVPGGLKVFLLTLAIIDDIGAIVVIAVFYSGGVAVPWLAAAAVCLAAVVAWQRFGFSSPLAYVPLGIVAWYCTYRAGVHPTIAGVALGVLTPAHPVDGRHVLEDLEHRLHPWSSFLVVPVFALANAGVALGDGALGRALSSRVALAVFVGLVVGKTLGISSFVLGARRFDVGRLPDGVHGGHVVGTAALGGIGFTVALFITGLAFEDAALQDEAKIGILAASVVAGLIGAAVLAVLRDPKPEDVDLPAATS; this is encoded by the coding sequence GTGAGCGAGCGGAGGTTCGTCGGCCCGTTGGCGTCGTTCCTCCAGACGGAGGCGGGCGGCGGCGCCCTGCTCCTGGTGGCGACCGTGGTCGCCCTCGGGTGGGCGAACAGCCCGTGGGCCGACGGCTACTTCGACTTCTGGCACACCAAGCTGCAACTCGGCCCCGACGGCTGGGGCATCCGGGAGGACCTCCAGCATTGGGTGAACGACGCCTTGATGGCCGTCTTCTTCTTCCTGATCGGCTTGGAGATCAAGCGGGAAGCCGCCGTGGGCGAGCTGCGGGAGGTGAAGGCCGCCGTCCTGCCCGCCCTCGGCGCCCTCGGGGGCATGGCGGTCCCGGCCCTGCTGTTCGTGCTGCTGGCGGGCGGGGGCAAGGCGGCGCAGGGGTGGGGCATTCCGATGGCGACCGACATCGCCTTTGCCGTGGGCGTGCTCGCCCTGCTCGGGCCCCGGGTGCCCGGAGGCCTCAAGGTCTTCCTGCTGACGCTGGCCATCATCGACGACATCGGGGCCATCGTGGTCATCGCCGTGTTCTATTCGGGAGGCGTGGCCGTGCCGTGGCTGGCCGCCGCTGCCGTGTGCCTCGCCGCCGTCGTGGCGTGGCAACGGTTCGGCTTCTCGTCGCCGCTCGCCTACGTCCCCCTCGGCATCGTGGCCTGGTACTGCACGTACCGAGCAGGCGTGCACCCGACGATCGCGGGCGTCGCCCTCGGCGTTCTCACGCCGGCACATCCCGTCGACGGCCGCCATGTTTTGGAGGACCTCGAGCACCGCCTCCACCCGTGGTCGTCGTTCCTCGTCGTGCCCGTCTTCGCCTTGGCCAACGCAGGCGTCGCCTTGGGCGACGGTGCGCTCGGACGGGCGTTGTCGAGCCGGGTGGCGCTCGCCGTGTTCGTCGGCCTCGTCGTCGGCAAGACGCTCGGCATCTCCTCGTTCGTGCTCGGTGCCCGCCGGTTCGACGTGGGGCGCCTCCCCGACGGCGTGCACGGCGGCCACGTCGTAGGCACGGCCGCGCTCGGGGGCATCGGGTTCACCGTGGCCCTCTTCATCACCGGCCTGGCGTTCGAGGACGCCGCGCTGCAGGACGAGGCCAAGATCGGCATCCTGGCGGCGTCCGTGGTGGCCGGGCTCATCGGTGCCGCAGTGCTTGCGGTCCTCCGCGACCCCAAGCCCGAGGACGTCGACCTGCCTGCCGCCACGTCCTGA
- a CDS encoding STAS domain-containing protein: protein MLTSTTRTQDDTVICSLAGELDSFTAPSLHGTFARAGTPHELVVDMAGVTFVDSAGIAALAAGVRNLQAAGTGVVVSVPAAHMRRLLRSIGLDRLAPVVDGLVTAGGPAG, encoded by the coding sequence GTGCTCACTTCGACGACAAGGACGCAGGACGACACGGTGATCTGCTCGCTGGCGGGCGAGCTCGACAGCTTCACGGCCCCATCGCTGCACGGCACCTTTGCTCGGGCCGGGACGCCGCACGAGCTCGTTGTCGACATGGCGGGCGTCACCTTCGTCGATTCGGCGGGCATTGCCGCACTCGCGGCGGGCGTCCGCAACCTCCAAGCGGCGGGCACGGGCGTCGTCGTGTCCGTGCCCGCCGCGCATATGCGCCGCCTGCTCCGCTCCATCGGCCTCGACCGGTTGGCGCCGGTCGTCGACGGCCTCGTCACCGCCGGCGGCCCGGCGGGATGA
- a CDS encoding ferredoxin family protein yields the protein MSGLAIITEACIDVKDRACVDVCPVQCIYEYDAAKDVLFSEDTPGSGDIATTHAPNPDAIAVFGNSLLYVNTEECTACTACYQPDICPVGAIYPEDELPDGTSSAKYNSDDPNKGNDHSFFASHTRAVFAD from the coding sequence ATGTCCGGCCTCGCCATCATCACCGAAGCGTGCATCGACGTGAAGGACCGGGCCTGCGTCGACGTGTGCCCGGTGCAGTGCATCTACGAGTACGACGCCGCCAAGGACGTGTTGTTCTCGGAGGACACCCCGGGCAGCGGCGACATCGCCACGACGCACGCGCCGAACCCCGACGCCATCGCCGTCTTCGGTAACAGCCTGCTCTACGTGAACACAGAGGAGTGCACGGCGTGCACCGCCTGCTACCAGCCCGACATCTGCCCGGTGGGCGCCATCTACCCCGAAGACGAGCTTCCTGACGGCACCTCGTCGGCCAAGTACAACTCCGACGACCCCAACAAGGGGAACGACCACAGCTTCTTCGCCTCGCATACGCGAGCGGTGTTCGCCGACTAG
- a CDS encoding AI-2E family transporter, translated as MTNDRGRSGGSAPRVHPAIDRLAAYAWRFVVLAAAGWGLLWLLQALRLVVFPVIAALFLTVALTVPARALRRHGWPPLLATWAVFLGFLGVVVAAVALVVPAFAEEFSRLPPTLDDGFERVKTWLADDSPVPVDRARLDELQSQFGDVLRGSVASPGGFVLRGAVLVVELLAGLLLALVLAFFFVKDGERFQRAAMAALPEERRPLAGRLAGRAWQTLGGYLRGAAMLGAVEAAIMAVTLALVSGGLILPVVVLTFAAAFVPFVGAAVAGITAVLVTLVTAGFVPALIVAGVALAVQQLDNDLLAPIVYGRALNLHPVVILLAVAGGASVGGFVGAFLAVPVTATVVNVASEAREPTES; from the coding sequence GTGACGAACGACCGGGGCCGCAGTGGGGGCTCGGCTCCGCGGGTGCACCCGGCGATCGACCGGCTGGCCGCGTACGCGTGGCGCTTCGTCGTACTGGCGGCCGCGGGCTGGGGACTCCTGTGGCTCCTCCAGGCGCTCCGGCTCGTCGTGTTCCCGGTGATCGCCGCCCTTTTCCTCACCGTCGCCCTCACCGTGCCTGCACGCGCGCTGCGCCGCCACGGGTGGCCGCCGCTGCTCGCCACCTGGGCCGTGTTCCTCGGGTTCCTGGGCGTGGTGGTGGCCGCCGTCGCCTTGGTGGTGCCCGCCTTCGCCGAAGAGTTCAGCCGCCTGCCGCCCACGCTCGACGACGGCTTCGAGCGCGTCAAGACGTGGCTGGCGGACGACTCGCCGGTCCCCGTCGACCGGGCCCGCCTGGACGAGCTGCAGTCGCAGTTCGGCGACGTCCTGCGGGGCTCGGTGGCGTCGCCCGGCGGGTTCGTGCTGCGAGGCGCGGTGCTGGTCGTGGAACTGCTGGCGGGCTTGTTGCTCGCGCTGGTGCTCGCCTTCTTCTTCGTCAAGGACGGCGAGCGCTTCCAACGGGCGGCCATGGCCGCTCTTCCTGAAGAACGGCGTCCCCTGGCGGGCCGGTTGGCGGGCCGCGCCTGGCAGACGTTGGGCGGCTACCTGCGCGGCGCCGCCATGCTGGGCGCGGTCGAAGCGGCGATCATGGCGGTCACCCTGGCCCTGGTCTCGGGCGGGCTCATCCTCCCTGTGGTGGTGCTCACGTTCGCCGCCGCCTTTGTGCCGTTCGTCGGCGCCGCGGTGGCAGGCATCACGGCCGTGCTGGTGACGCTGGTGACCGCCGGGTTCGTGCCTGCGCTGATCGTCGCCGGCGTCGCCCTTGCCGTCCAGCAGCTCGACAACGACCTCTTGGCGCCCATCGTCTACGGCAGGGCGCTCAACCTCCATCCCGTCGTCATCCTGCTTGCCGTCGCGGGCGGGGCGTCGGTCGGGGGCTTCGTCGGCGCCTTCCTGGCCGTGCCCGTCACCGCCACCGTCGTCAACGTCGCCTCCGAAGCACGGGAGCCGACCGAGAGCTGA
- a CDS encoding glucose-6-phosphate dehydrogenase — MSATRLVILGATGDLTGRYLLRALAELAAADALPDDIEIVGVARDAWDDGRFRTHAADRLGRHAADVPVSARSWLVERLAYVAGDVTDPAVLRAAAGHAAGPLIVYLALPPAVFCPAVTGLVAAGLAERARLVVEKPFGTDLHSAQELNAALAGSLPERDVFRVDHFLGKQTVQNILGLRFANRLFEPLFCAEHVERVEIVWDETVALEGRAGYYDHTGALRDMVQNHLLQLLALIAMDRPEGLGESPLRDAKVAVLRAVRRFRPDEVEQYTTRGRYQGYVDEPGVDPSRATETFTTTTLFVDNDRWAGVPFRVRTGKAMAARRREVRVVFRPVERLPFGQRDDPGPNVLTMAMDPDRLVVDIALNGAGDPFCLDPARWELDLAPQELSAYARLLLDVFQGDPALAVRGDEAEESWRIVEPILDAWATGAAPLVEYPAGSEGPQ, encoded by the coding sequence TTGAGCGCAACCCGCCTGGTGATCCTGGGTGCCACGGGCGACCTCACCGGCCGCTATCTGTTGCGCGCCTTGGCAGAGTTGGCGGCTGCCGACGCACTGCCCGACGACATCGAGATCGTCGGCGTGGCGCGCGATGCATGGGACGACGGGCGCTTTCGCACCCACGCGGCCGACCGCCTCGGCCGTCACGCAGCCGACGTGCCGGTTTCCGCCCGCTCGTGGTTGGTGGAACGGCTTGCCTACGTAGCGGGCGACGTCACCGACCCCGCCGTCCTGCGCGCGGCCGCAGGCCACGCGGCGGGACCGCTGATCGTGTACCTGGCCTTGCCGCCCGCCGTCTTCTGCCCGGCGGTCACGGGCCTGGTTGCCGCAGGCCTGGCCGAACGGGCGCGCTTGGTCGTGGAGAAGCCGTTCGGCACCGACCTGCACTCTGCGCAGGAGCTCAACGCCGCCCTGGCAGGCAGCCTCCCGGAGCGCGACGTGTTCCGCGTCGACCACTTCCTCGGCAAGCAGACGGTGCAGAACATCCTCGGCCTGCGCTTCGCCAACCGCCTGTTCGAACCACTGTTCTGCGCCGAGCACGTGGAGCGGGTGGAGATCGTGTGGGACGAGACGGTGGCGCTGGAGGGACGGGCCGGCTACTACGACCACACGGGCGCACTGCGCGACATGGTGCAGAACCACCTGCTGCAACTGCTCGCCCTCATTGCGATGGACCGGCCCGAAGGCCTTGGTGAGAGCCCGTTGCGCGACGCCAAGGTGGCCGTGCTGCGGGCAGTGCGGCGCTTCCGGCCCGACGAGGTCGAGCAGTACACCACCCGCGGGCGCTACCAGGGCTACGTCGACGAGCCCGGTGTCGACCCGTCCCGCGCCACCGAGACGTTCACCACCACCACGCTCTTCGTCGACAACGACCGCTGGGCCGGCGTGCCGTTCCGGGTGCGCACGGGCAAGGCGATGGCGGCGCGACGTCGCGAGGTGCGGGTGGTCTTCCGGCCGGTGGAGCGGCTCCCGTTCGGCCAGCGCGACGATCCTGGTCCCAACGTCTTGACCATGGCGATGGACCCCGACCGATTGGTCGTCGACATCGCCCTCAACGGGGCAGGCGATCCCTTCTGCCTCGACCCGGCGCGCTGGGAGCTCGACCTTGCCCCTCAGGAGCTGTCGGCCTACGCCCGGCTCCTGCTCGACGTGTTCCAAGGCGATCCCGCCCTCGCCGTGCGGGGCGACGAGGCCGAGGAGTCGTGGCGCATCGTGGAGCCCATCCTCGACGCCTGGGCGACGGGCGCCGCGCCCTTGGTCGAATACCCGGCGGGATCGGAGGGGCCGCAGTGA